The Amblyomma americanum isolate KBUSLIRL-KWMA chromosome 5, ASM5285725v1, whole genome shotgun sequence genome window below encodes:
- the LOC144133038 gene encoding fumarate hydratase, mitochondrial-like, with amino-acid sequence MKLPVALVSQLRQLARHNFSQRRMALHSSAARAAAAASGDFRVESDTFGELKVPNNKYYGAQTMRSMLNFDIGGEHERMPLPVIKAFGILKKAAAIVNKEYGLDPKLADAISQAADEVIDGRLESHFPLVIWQTGSGTQSNMNVNEVIANRAIEILGGKLGSKSPVHPNDHVNKSQSSNDTYPTAMHIAVAMEVDTRLMPALKKLHDALRAKAHEFDDIVKIGRTHTQDAVPLTLGQEFGGYAAQIQYGMERVKATLPHLYFLAAGGTAVGTGLNTRIGFAEKVAEKVSQFTGLPFVTAPNKFEALAANDAMVEVSGALNVLACSLMKIANDIRFLGSGPRCGFGELSLPENEPGSSIMPGKVNPTQCEAVTMVAAQVMGNHVAVTVGGSNGHFELNVFKPLIVSNVLRSVRLLADSSVSFTDHCVAGIIPNKERIAKLLNESLMLVTALNPHIGYDKAAKIAKTAHKEGSTLKETAIKLGFLTAEEFDKWVQPKDMLGPK; translated from the exons ATGAAGCTACCAGTCGCCCTCGTCTCGCAACTGCGGCAGCTTGCGCGACACAACTTTTCCCAACGAAGGATGGCTCTGCACTCGTCTGCTGCTAGAGCGGCGGCTGCCGCATCG GGAGACTTTAGGGTCGAGTCGGACACGTTTGGTGAACTGAAGGTGCCCAATAACAAGTATTATGGAGCACAGACAATGCGTTCCATGCTCAACTTTGACATTGGTGGGGAGCATGAAAGGATGCCT CTCCCGGTGATCAAGGCCTTTGGCATCCTCAAAAAGGCCGCAGCCATCGTGAACAAGGAGTACGGCTTGGATCCCAAGCTAGCAGATGCAATCTCACAGGCAGCTGATGAG GTGATAGACGGGCGGTTGGAGTCTCACTTCCCTCTGGTGATCTGGCAGACAGGTTCGGGAACCCAGTCCAATATGAACGTCAATGAGGTGATTGCCAACCGGGCCATCGAAATTCTCGGAGGCAAGCTTGGCAGCAAGAGTCCCGTCCATCCAAACGACCACGTCAACAAGAGCCAG AGTTCAAATGACACGTATCCAACGGCCATGCACATTGCTGTTGCCATGGAGGTCGACACCCGCCTGATGCCCGCACTCAAGAAGCTGCACGACGCCCTGCGAGCGAAGGCGCATGAATTTGATGACATCGTGAAGATTGGCCGGACTCACACCCAA GACGCAGTGCCTCTGACTCTGGGCCAGGAGTTTGGAGGCTATGCTGCCCAGATCCAGTACGGCATGGAGCGGGTCAAGGCGACACTGCCACACCTCTACTTCCTAGCTGCAG GTGGCACAGCTGTTGGCACAGGACTCAACACCAGGATCGGTTTTGCCGAGAAGGTCGCTGAAAAGGTTTCCCAGTTCACGG GGCTGCCATTTGTGACAGCGCCCAACAAGTTTGAGGCACTGGCTGCCAATGACGCCATGGTGGAGGTCTCGGGCGCTCTCAATGTGCTCGCCTGCAGCCTCATGAAGATAGCCAATGACATTCGGTTCCTGGGATCCGGGCCCCGGTGTGGCTTCGGCGAGCTTTCGCTGCCCGAGAACGAACCGGGTAGCAGCATCATGCCAG GCAAGGTGAACCCAACGCAGTGTGAGGCAGTCACCATGGTGGCGGCGCAGGTGATGGGCAACCACGTGGCTGTCACCGTGGGCGGCAGCAACGGTCACTTTGAGCTCAACGTGTTCAAGCCACTTATCGTCTCAAATGTGCTGCGCTCTGTGCGGTTGCTGGCCGATTCCAGTGTCTCCTTCACAGACCACTGCGTTGCCGGGATCATCCCCAACAA GGAGCGCATCGCCAAGCTCCTCAACGAGTCGCTGATGCTGGTGACAGCGCTGAACCCGCACATTGGCTACGACAAGGCCGCCAAGATCGCCAAGACTGCACACAAGGAGGGCTCCACACTCAAGGAGACCGCCATCAAGCTGGGCTTCCTCACAGCCGAGGAGTTCGACAAGTGGGTCCAGCCCAAGGACATGCTGGGGCCCAAGTGA